The DNA segment TGCCCGCTGGTGGGACCGCCTGGGCGACCCGCTGCTCACCGAGCTGATCGGCCGGGCGCAGGATGTGTCCCCGGACATCGCCCAGGCACGCTCCCGTGTGGAGCAGGCACGTGCCACCCAGGTGGCTGCACGCGCCGCGCTGCTGCCGACGCTCGATGCCCAGGGCAATGCCAGCCGGGGCACCAGCCAGCAGGCCGCCGGCCTCGCCACGACCGTCCAGGGTACCGTGCAGGCGGGCTGGGAAGTGGATCTTTTCGGGGGCAATGCTGCGGCCGAGGAGGCCGCCCGCCAGCGTTTCGCGGGCGCGCAGGCCCAATGGCACGAGGCCCGCGTCTCGGTCGCGGCCGAGGTGGCCACGCAATACGATGCATGGCGCCAGTGCCTGCGGCTGACCGAGGTGGCGCAGTCCGATGCCCGCTCCCGCACGGAGAGCGCGCGCCTGACCGAAGCCAGTGAGCGCGCGGGCTTCACCGCGCCCGCCACGCTGGCGCTCGCGCAGGCCAGCGGCGCCGAAGGCCGCGTGCGCGCCGAGCAGCAGCGCATGGCCTGCAACATCGACCTGAAGGGACTGGTGGCGCTCACCGGCATGCCGGAAGCGGAGCTGCGCGCCCGGGCGGCCGCGTCCCCGGCGCCGCAGGCCCTCCCGGACGCGCTCTTCGCCATCGATGCCCTGCCGGCCCGCGTCCTGGCCCAGCGGCCCGACGTGTATGCCGCCGAGCGCGAGGTGGCCGCGGCCAGTGCCGATGTCGGCAACGCGCGCGCCCAGCGTTTCCCGCGCCTCACGCTGGCCGGGTCGATCGGCCGGGCATGGGGCAGCACGGGCGGTACCAGCGTCGCCACCAACACCTGGTCGATCGGCCCCGTGGGCATCAGCCTGCCCCTCTTCGATGCAGGGCGGCGTGCCGCCCAGGTCGATGCCGCCGAGGCCCGCTACGAAGAAGCCGCGCAACTCTACCGCGCCAACGTGCGCCGCGCGGTGAGCGAGGTGGAACAGGCCCTCGTGCGGCTCGCGAGCACGGCCGCACGCAGCGCCGACGCCGAGCGCGCCGCGCAAGGCTACCGGGCCTCTTTCGTCGCCACCGAAGCGCGCTGGCGCGGCGGCCTCGCGAGCCTGCTGGAACTGGAGGAGACGCGCCGCACCGCGCTCAACTCCGAAACCGCGCTCATCACTCTGCGGCAGGAGCGCATGGCGGCGTGGATCGGCCTCTACCGCGCCGCTGGAGGCGGCTGGGAACCGCCTGCCACACCGGTGGCGGCCCGCTAGTGCGCGGCGGCACCCGGCCCTACACCGACCAGCGCCTCCAGCGCCCTGCCCCGAACCGTTTCAACGACCGCAACTCCCGGACCCTTTCCATGCTGCGCCTGCGTTCACGCCCTTCCCTGCTCCTGGCCTTGTCGGCCGCCTGCCTCGCCGCCGTCGCCGGCGGCGCACTCGTGCTGGCCACGCCCGGCGCCTCCCACGCCGAAGCCGCCAAGGGCAAGGATGCCGCCGCGCCGGCGCCCCGCCCCGCACTCACCGTGACCACCACCACGCCGCGCCGCGAGTCCCTCGCTGCCCGGTTGCCGGCCAACGGCAACGTCGCCGCCTGGCAGGAGGCGAGCATCGGCACCGAAA comes from the Paracidovorax avenae ATCC 19860 genome and includes:
- a CDS encoding efflux transporter outer membrane subunit, which produces MTLTLLPGPRRLLCAAALLALSGCAVTSPTPRAEAAMPAGWQAPLPHQGRVEDLARWWDRLGDPLLTELIGRAQDVSPDIAQARSRVEQARATQVAARAALLPTLDAQGNASRGTSQQAAGLATTVQGTVQAGWEVDLFGGNAAAEEAARQRFAGAQAQWHEARVSVAAEVATQYDAWRQCLRLTEVAQSDARSRTESARLTEASERAGFTAPATLALAQASGAEGRVRAEQQRMACNIDLKGLVALTGMPEAELRARAAASPAPQALPDALFAIDALPARVLAQRPDVYAAEREVAAASADVGNARAQRFPRLTLAGSIGRAWGSTGGTSVATNTWSIGPVGISLPLFDAGRRAAQVDAAEARYEEAAQLYRANVRRAVSEVEQALVRLASTAARSADAERAAQGYRASFVATEARWRGGLASLLELEETRRTALNSETALITLRQERMAAWIGLYRAAGGGWEPPATPVAAR